CCTGGGCCTCGCGTCACCTCGCCGGGCTGCTGCTCGCTGGGCCTCGCGCCTTGTGCTTTCTGGGTCTGTTGTAGCGGGCCGAGAGTTACGTCGGCCTTCCGCGTCGTAGGTTCAAAGAGGCTCGAGAAGGTTCGCGCGGGCTCGTTCGCTCCTCCGATTccttctccggcaccaccaccaCCGATCCAGAACGCGAGCTCTATCACGAACCTTCCAGACCCCGCTCCCGGAAATCTCAAAAGCCGACCGCGCCGCGCTCCGATTCaccgcagccgcagcctccgcgAGAGCCATCCAGATCGATCGAGCCATTGCCATGGACGTCCTGAAGcgcgagctgcagcgcaagcgCCAGCAGCTGGACGCCGACTTCGGCGGCCGCAAGGTGCTCCGCCGCGCCGAGATCGAGGCGCGCGAGGTCCAGCGCCTCCGCGTCGCCGAGCAGGAGCGCCTCCTCGAGAAGAAGAGGAAGGGGGAGCAGCTCCggtcccaccccgccgccgcctcgtcttcctcctcctcgatGCCCACGTTGCCCCCAGCCGCCGTCGCCGACGCGGCGAAGGCGTCCAGCGACCGAGTGGACGGTTCGAGGGAGTCGTCGTCGCTCCCGAGGGAGGAGGTGATCCGGCGCCTGCGCCTGCTGCGCCAGCCGGCCACGCTCTTCGGCGAGGACGACGccgcgcgcctccgccgcctccacGACGCGCTCGAGGACCCCGCCGCGGTCGCGGGCGTCGACGCCGCCGAGATCGGGGAGGGGCAGACCaacgacttcctccgcgacatcCAGGCCCCGCGCGCCAAGGCCTTGGCTGTGGCGTCCAAGCCCAAGCCCGGCGTTGCCGAGAGCAGCCACGGCGAGAGCGAGGAGGAGGCGCCGTTCGACGAGCTCTGCGACGAGGACAAGATCGTGGCCTTCTTCAAGCGGCTGCTGAGCGAATGGAACCAGGAGCTGGACGAGACGCCCGAGGCGGAGCGGCGCACGGCCAGGGGCAAGGCCGCGGTGGCCACGTGCAAGCAGTGCGCGCGCTACCTGGAGCCGCTCTTCAGGCTGTGCAGGAAGAAGGCCCTCCCCGGCGACGTCCGGCGCGCGCTGCTGGACGTGGTGCGGTGCTGCGCGCGGCGGGACTACCTGGCGGCCACGGACAGCTACATCAAGCTGGCGATCGGCAACTCGCCGTGGCCGATCGGGGTGACCATGGTGGGCATCCACGAGCGGTCGGCCCGGGAGAAGATCCACGCCAACGGCGTCGCCCACGTGATGAACGACGAGACGACGAGGAAGTACCTGCAGTCGGTGAAGCGGCTCATGACCTTCTGCCAGCGGAGGTACCCCACGGACCCGTCCAGGTCGGTCGAGTTCAACAGCCTCGCCAACGGCAGCGACCTGcactccctcctcctcctcgccgagAAGGGCGCCGAGAAGCACCCGGAGGAGACGCTCCGGCTGGTGGCTGCCTCCTGACGACGAATCACCATCGCCAACCTCTGCATTTTAGAAGCTCAAAACTTTACTGCCATTTGACGAAAATTGTTCTCTTGCTTTCTTGTTGGCTGATAAAGATCTGGCTGTGATGATCAAGGCCTAAAGCCATCCTGATGACCGTATGTATGTTCATTATTTTGTTCTAGACGTGATAAAAATGTTGGGAGTGTGATGATGATTACTAGTGTGCTGAACGTAGCAGCACTCTGTTCCTTGTTCTGAAAACCACATGGACTGGACTGTCCCTCAAAGAAACAAAATCACAGGTACTGTGAAACTGCAAATTCGTTTTAAGTTCGTCCGAAAAT
This genomic window from Aegilops tauschii subsp. strangulata cultivar AL8/78 chromosome 4, Aet v6.0, whole genome shotgun sequence contains:
- the LOC109764545 gene encoding uncharacterized protein; the protein is MDVLKRELQRKRQQLDADFGGRKVLRRAEIEAREVQRLRVAEQERLLEKKRKGEQLRSHPAAASSSSSSMPTLPPAAVADAAKASSDRVDGSRESSSLPREEVIRRLRLLRQPATLFGEDDAARLRRLHDALEDPAAVAGVDAAEIGEGQTNDFLRDIQAPRAKALAVASKPKPGVAESSHGESEEEAPFDELCDEDKIVAFFKRLLSEWNQELDETPEAERRTARGKAAVATCKQCARYLEPLFRLCRKKALPGDVRRALLDVVRCCARRDYLAATDSYIKLAIGNSPWPIGVTMVGIHERSAREKIHANGVAHVMNDETTRKYLQSVKRLMTFCQRRYPTDPSRSVEFNSLANGSDLHSLLLLAEKGAEKHPEETLRLVAAS